The genomic segment GCGCGCTGTCGGCCGTCGGGTCGCGGCGCAGCGCGACCTTGGTGTACGCGCTGCCGAAATCGACGCAGAACACCCGCTCGGCCATCGGTCACCTCACGCCTTTTCGACCACCGCCTTGAGTGCGACGTAATCCCGGTCCGCACCCTCGTTCAGCACCCAGCCCGGACGGACGATCGTGACCGCGTCGCCGGTGAACGCCGGCGCTTCGCACTGGTGGTAGCGGCCGTCGAACGCGACCCGCGCGCCGGGCTCGCCCCGCAGCTCCAGCCCGCGGATGTTCCACATGGCGGTTTCGAGGTACTCGAGCGCTTCGGCCTTCTTCCCGTCCCACGCGGTCCGCCACGACGCCGCGAACTGGTCCACGCTGTCGCGGCGGAAGCCCTTTTCTTCGTCGGTTATCGGCTCGCTGGCGGGTTCCCGCGTGTCTTCGTCTGCCGCTTCGGTCTTGGGTTGGTACACATGGAGCGCCAGTTCGGCCGGGCTCTGGCCCTCGACTTCCCACTCGCGGCGGAGCGCGGCGCGGCGGTTCGCGCGCCGCTCCTCGATCACTTCCCGCGCCCGCGCCAGTGCCTTCAGCATCTCGTCTTCGGCCGCTTTACGCCGCGCCGCGGCGACGGTCCGCGCCTCCTGCTCCGCCTTCTCGGCCGCGACGGCTTCTTCGAGCAGCGCGACCAGTTCGGGCGCCGCCAGTGGCGTCTTACCGATCACGGCCTGAATGAACTCGATCCGCGGCGCGAAGGGCAGGGCGGTGGCGACACTTTTCGCCAGCGGTCCGACTTTGTCCTCCGGGAGTTCGGAAGCAATGCGCTCGAACCCGGCCGGCGCGAGAGTCACGAACTCGACCTTGCCCTCCTTGCGAACCACCTTGAGGAGCGGCTGTTCGGCGTTCAGGCAGGTGGCGATTGCCTCCTTATTTGCGCCGCTCGCGCTGGGGAACAGCCCGCCGTCCTTGCCGATCAGTTTCACCTCACTGGTTGCCTCCGCCGCGTTCCGTAGCGCCAGCCGAACCAGATCGTCTGCCGAAACCTTTGCCTTCGCCACGTCCTTGACCTCACTGTCGGGAATGTACCTGTCGGAATCGTCGCGTGAAACGCCGATCCGAAGTTACGCAGAACGCGCCGAACCCGGGACCGGCACAATCGGTACGTCCGGTCCGAGCCGACGCGAAGGAGTGAGTATAGAGGTGCGCGGGCCGTGGGCGAAACTGACGGCCGCCGTTTGTCTCACAAGACGCCTTTTGTGGACGGCACCCCGCTGGCCCGGGGGTCCGGTTCCACGGCGGCCCGCAGCGCACGGGCGCAGGCCTTGAAGATCGCTTCGACGATGTGGTGCGTGTTCCGCCCGTGGTGCAACACGACGTGCAGGTTGAACGCGCCGGCCGAACTCGCGGCCCGCCAGAACTCCTCCGCGAGTTGCGAGGAGAACGTCCCGAGCGTTTCGAGCGGTACATCGGCCCGCCACACGAGATACGGCCGCCCGCTCAGATCGACCGCCGCCGTGACGAGGGTGTCGTCCATCGGGAGGGTGCAGTCACCGAACCGCCGGACGCCCTGTTTGTCGCTGAGCGCCTGTCCGAGCGCCTTGCCGAAGCAGATGCCCACGTCTTCGACGGTGTGGTGGGCATCAATGTGCAGGTCGCCGGCGCACGTCACTGCGAGATCGATGAGGCCGTGCTTGGCGATGTGCGTGAGCATGTGGTCGAAGAAGCCGACGCCGGTGGACACCTTGGGGGTGCCGGTGCCGTCCAGGTTCAGGGCGAGATCGATTTCGGTCTCGGCCGTCTTGCGCTCGATGCGTGCGGTGCGGGGCATGTGTGAACTCGGGCTCTGTAGGTCGCGGTCTCGCGTGGTTCCGCACGCGAAGGTTCCAGTCTGTTGTAGGTCGCGGTCGAGGCGGCTTTGCGACGAGGCCCGACGGCGGACCAGCTAAGCGGATCGGCGCAAGCGGGACACGCGCAGCGGAGGGTCGTCGGGCCTCGTCGCAAAGCCGCCTCGACCGCGACCTACAAGATGCCCGTCACTTCCCCGTGCCGTTGAGCTTCTTCCACTGCTCCTTTTCCTTCTCGCGGTCCAGGTACGGGACGCCCTTCTCCATCCATTCGGGGGCCGGCTTGTCCTTCAGGTGGTGCTCGAAGAACTGGAACATCCGCATCGCAAAGTCGCGGGCCGGCGCCTTCTTCGCCAGGTTGTGCGGCTCGCCGTTGTAGTTCAACAGATACGCTTCCTTGCCGAGGCGCCGCAGCGCGAGGAAGTACTCGATGCCCTGGTACCACGGAACGGCGTCGTCCTGGTCGTTGTGGATCATCAGGAGCGGCGTCTGTACGCGGTCGGCCGCGAAGACGGGCGAGTTCTCGATGA from the Frigoriglobus tundricola genome contains:
- the hisB gene encoding imidazoleglycerol-phosphate dehydratase HisB, with amino-acid sequence MPRTARIERKTAETEIDLALNLDGTGTPKVSTGVGFFDHMLTHIAKHGLIDLAVTCAGDLHIDAHHTVEDVGICFGKALGQALSDKQGVRRFGDCTLPMDDTLVTAAVDLSGRPYLVWRADVPLETLGTFSSQLAEEFWRAASSAGAFNLHVVLHHGRNTHHIVEAIFKACARALRAAVEPDPRASGVPSTKGVL